From the genome of Aggregicoccus sp. 17bor-14:
CGCACCAGCTTGAAGGTGCTCGGGTTGCGCAGCGCGATGCCGATGCGCCGCACCGCCGCGTCGCGCACCCCCTGCCCCAGGCCGTGCCAGCCGGTGACCAGGTCGCCCTGCACCGAGAGCAGCAGGCTGCGCTTCCACTTGCCCAGCGCGAAGCGCAGCACGGTGGCCGCCACGTCCTCGCGGTCCGAGCTGCGCGCGAGCTCCGCCTGCGCCTGCGCGAAGGTGAGCGGGGTGAGGGTGCGGGGCGGGCTGGGCGGCACGGGCGCGGGAGGCGGCGCCGGCATCGTGAGCGGCAGCGGGGCCGCGGCGGCGGGCTGCGCGGGCTCGACGGGCGCGGGCGGCGGCACGGGCGCTGCGCGCGGGGCTGGCGCCTCGGGCGCGGGCGCGGTTGCAGGCGCCGCGCCTCCCTCGAGCGCCTGGGCGTAGAGGGCCTGGAACTCGTCCTCGCCCATCAGATCGCCCGTGCTCGGTGCGAGGCGCCCATCTCCGCGCGCCTGCGGGGCGGCCGTGGGAGCGGCCGGGCGCGCGGGCCGCGCGGTCTCCAGGTCGATGGCGCGGATGGGCCGGAAGCTGCGGCAGTAGCGGCGCTGCAGCTGGTTCATCCGGAACTCGGGGATGAGCACCGGCACCACCCGCTTGCCCGTGCGGAACGCCAGCTCGTCCAGCGTGGCCACGTCGTGCGGGTTGGTGATCGCCACGCTCAGGCGCGTGCCGTCCAGCCGCATCGGCAGGTAGTCCTTGTCGTCCGCGTGGTCCAGGTCCACCAGGCTCAACGCCTTGGGGTCGGGCACCATCTCGCCGGAGGCGAAGGGCATGTTGTGCTGCCGGCCGAGGCAGCGCGCGAGGTTCTGCTCGGACAGCAGCCCCATCTCGACCAGGTTGGTGCCCAGCCGCCCACCCTGGACCACCTGGGCCTCGAGGCCCTCCTCGAGCGCCTCGGCGGTGAGGAGCCTCTCGGCCAGCAGCAGTTCACCCAGGCGCATTGAGGTGCTTGTACCCGCGGCCCGCCCGCCCGGCAAGGCGGCCCTCAGTCCTCCGGGTGGTGGCTGAGCGCGATGCGGTTGCCCTCGGGGTCGCGCACGTAGAGGCTCCAGCGCGTCTGGTGCTCGAGCGGGACGCCCGCCCGGGCGAAGGCCGCGAGCGCGCCCTCGCGCGCGGCGC
Proteins encoded in this window:
- a CDS encoding general secretion pathway protein GspE, which encodes MRLGELLLAERLLTAEALEEGLEAQVVQGGRLGTNLVEMGLLSEQNLARCLGRQHNMPFASGEMVPDPKALSLVDLDHADDKDYLPMRLDGTRLSVAITNPHDVATLDELAFRTGKRVVPVLIPEFRMNQLQRRYCRSFRPIRAIDLETARPARPAAPTAAPQARGDGRLAPSTGDLMGEDEFQALYAQALEGGAAPATAPAPEAPAPRAAPVPPPAPVEPAQPAAAAPLPLTMPAPPPAPVPPSPPRTLTPLTFAQAQAELARSSDREDVAATVLRFALGKWKRSLLLSVQGDLVTGWHGLGQGVRDAAVRRIGIALRNPSTFKLVRDTRSHFVGPVRADAAAAVFYKLLGAGAPTTAVMLPLLVRGKVVHILYVDDGPDQLTTPDVGELLILSQSVGRSYEAMIRKRKGG